Proteins encoded within one genomic window of Methanothrix harundinacea 6Ac:
- a CDS encoding DUF434 domain-containing protein, with amino-acid sequence MLPDGGLEALNLAAEEIRYLLDRGYPSGPAVRFVSDHRRLPREDRFVLSRVAVPSALAAARRKKRIPAERLAGRTVAIDGYNVLITVESLLSGAAVYLCDDGFLRDVRGIFRSYRSSEVTAPAIGEILSVLEGAGVAQAEVILDQQISRSGELAATIRGALADFGVQGEATTARDADRRLKVAPHPVATGDGGIIDAALEAVDLPAEVAKRRGITPLIL; translated from the coding sequence ATGCTGCCGGATGGGGGCCTCGAAGCCCTGAACCTCGCCGCCGAGGAGATCAGATACCTCCTCGACCGGGGCTACCCCTCGGGGCCGGCGGTCAGGTTCGTCTCCGACCATCGCCGCCTCCCCCGGGAGGATAGGTTCGTCCTCTCGAGGGTGGCCGTCCCCTCGGCCCTGGCGGCGGCTCGGAGGAAGAAACGGATCCCCGCTGAGAGGCTTGCGGGCCGGACCGTCGCCATCGACGGCTACAACGTCCTCATCACCGTCGAGAGCCTCCTTTCAGGCGCCGCCGTCTACCTCTGCGACGACGGCTTCCTCCGGGATGTCCGCGGGATCTTCAGAAGCTACCGATCCTCCGAGGTGACGGCCCCGGCGATCGGGGAGATCCTCTCGGTCCTGGAGGGGGCGGGGGTCGCTCAGGCGGAGGTGATCCTCGACCAGCAGATCAGCCGGAGCGGGGAGCTGGCGGCGACGATCCGGGGGGCTCTCGCGGACTTCGGCGTCCAGGGGGAGGCGACGACGGCGAGGGACGCCGACAGGAGGCTGAAGGTCGCGCCCCATCCGGTCGCCACCGGCGACGGCGGCATCATCGACGCCGCCCTGGAGGCCGTCGACCTCCCGGCGGAGGTCGCGAAGAGGAGGGGCATAACCCCCCTGATCCTCTGA
- a CDS encoding fumarate hydratase C-terminal domain-containing protein, which produces MEHRLKTPISGEEVAALRAGDLVWISGTVYTARDRVHALLASGEKLPIDLAGAVIYHCGPLIRDGTVLSAGPTTSGRVGRFTREVVGLGVRLIVGKGGISEEAEALRGRAAYLAYPGGCGALAARQLSVKQLHLPELGMAEGLWELVAEGWGPMIVAIDASGGDLYREARCCRMGASKP; this is translated from the coding sequence ATGGAACATCGACTGAAGACTCCGATATCGGGAGAGGAGGTGGCGGCCTTGAGGGCCGGAGACCTGGTCTGGATCAGCGGGACGGTCTACACCGCCCGGGACCGGGTCCACGCCCTCCTCGCCTCCGGGGAAAAGCTTCCGATCGACCTCGCCGGGGCGGTCATATACCACTGCGGTCCCCTGATCCGGGACGGGACCGTCCTCTCCGCCGGCCCCACCACCAGTGGCAGGGTCGGCAGGTTCACGAGAGAGGTCGTCGGCCTGGGGGTGAGGCTGATCGTCGGGAAGGGGGGGATATCCGAGGAGGCGGAGGCCCTCCGGGGGAGGGCGGCGTACCTCGCCTACCCCGGAGGCTGCGGAGCTCTGGCGGCCCGTCAGCTATCGGTGAAGCAGCTCCACCTCCCCGAGCTCGGGATGGCCGAGGGGCTCTGGGAGCTGGTAGCGGAAGGGTGGGGGCCGATGATCGTCGCCATCGACGCCTCCGGTGGAGACCTATACCGGGAGGCGAGATGCTGCCGGATGGGGGCCTCGAAGCCCTGA
- a CDS encoding fumarate hydratase translates to MVSATVAVLARAETVLPLWVEEAIREAAAKERSAIARSQLSAILENVEIAAAGGVPLCQDTGLPVFRLEIGLNLSIPPFLEEAIAEGVRRATEEVPLRPNAVDPLTRKNSGDNTGPGIPDLIVDLVPGDFLRITAFPKGAGSENGSFLAMLNPADDPIEFVAREVAKRAGRACAPVFVGVGIGGTFDLAPRLAKRALFRMPGTSELDRKLLTDINRLGTGPMGLGGDSTALAVRIETALCHTASLPVAVNLQCWANRSASATVRDDGWNID, encoded by the coding sequence CTGGTCTCTGCGACGGTGGCGGTCCTCGCCAGGGCCGAGACCGTCCTCCCCCTCTGGGTCGAGGAGGCGATAAGAGAGGCGGCCGCGAAGGAGAGGAGCGCCATCGCCAGATCCCAGCTCTCGGCGATCCTCGAGAACGTCGAGATCGCGGCCGCGGGCGGCGTCCCCCTCTGCCAGGATACGGGCCTCCCCGTCTTCCGCCTGGAGATCGGCCTCAACCTCTCGATACCGCCCTTCCTGGAGGAGGCGATCGCCGAGGGCGTCCGCCGGGCGACGGAAGAGGTACCCCTCCGCCCCAACGCCGTCGACCCCCTGACGAGGAAGAACAGCGGCGACAACACCGGCCCGGGGATTCCGGACCTGATCGTCGACCTCGTCCCCGGGGATTTCTTACGGATCACCGCCTTCCCCAAGGGGGCGGGGTCGGAGAACGGCTCCTTCCTCGCCATGCTCAACCCCGCCGACGACCCCATCGAGTTCGTCGCCCGCGAGGTGGCAAAGCGGGCGGGGAGGGCCTGCGCCCCCGTCTTCGTGGGGGTGGGGATCGGCGGGACCTTCGATCTCGCGCCGAGGCTAGCCAAGAGGGCGCTATTCCGGATGCCCGGCACCTCGGAGCTCGATCGGAAACTCTTGACGGATATAAACCGGCTTGGGACCGGCCCCATGGGGCTCGGAGGCGACTCCACGGCCCTGGCGGTGAGGATCGAGACCGCCCTCTGCCACACCGCATCCCTGCCGGTGGCGGTGAACCTCCAGTGCTGGGCGAACAGGTCCGCCTCTGCGACGGTGAGGGATGACGGATGGAACATCGACTGA
- a CDS encoding DUF166 domain-containing protein, with translation MRVGVVIRGKYGERLIETIRERTDFEVVSVEIPQALPEFIEDPEEFLDGLDLDPEFFSSELIITYSLHPDVTPEIAVRAGKGGAQAVIVPGGIGRAGSVPELQKIADRYGIYIEVDEICCTLDPCGVEAVDAFAEKLGRPRLEVEVEDGRIARAEVLRGSPCGSTWHVARDIVGVTVEDAPPRAGLLCQMYPCRAVRGGEGGIHTSGDLHKAAMEEALGIEGGLKIPDQSRPIKIRGRDRP, from the coding sequence ATGCGAGTCGGAGTCGTCATTCGGGGTAAGTACGGCGAGCGTCTCATCGAGACGATAAGAGAGAGGACCGACTTTGAGGTCGTCTCCGTCGAGATCCCCCAAGCCCTGCCGGAGTTCATCGAGGACCCCGAGGAGTTCCTCGACGGCCTCGACCTTGACCCCGAGTTCTTCTCTTCAGAGCTGATCATCACCTACTCCCTCCACCCCGACGTCACCCCGGAGATAGCCGTCCGGGCCGGGAAGGGCGGCGCCCAGGCCGTCATCGTCCCCGGCGGGATCGGGAGGGCGGGATCGGTCCCAGAGCTGCAGAAGATCGCCGACCGCTACGGGATCTACATCGAGGTCGACGAGATCTGCTGCACCCTCGACCCCTGCGGTGTCGAGGCGGTCGACGCCTTCGCCGAGAAGCTCGGCCGGCCCCGGCTGGAGGTGGAGGTGGAGGACGGGAGGATAGCTCGGGCCGAGGTCCTCCGGGGATCCCCCTGCGGCAGCACCTGGCACGTGGCGAGGGATATCGTCGGGGTCACGGTCGAAGACGCCCCGCCCCGGGCCGGCCTCCTCTGCCAGATGTACCCCTGCCGGGCGGTCCGGGGCGGCGAGGGGGGGATCCACACCTCCGGCGACCTCCACAAGGCCGCCATGGAGGAGGCTCTTGGGATCGAGGGGGGGCTGAAGATACCGGACCAGTCGAGGCCGATAAAGATCCGGGGGAGGGACCGGCCCTGA